In the Solirubrobacterales bacterium genome, CGTGCGAGCGGCGATCCGATCATCACTGCATCGGCGCCGCAGGCGACTGCCTTGGAGACATCTCCGCCGTTGCGCATGCCGCCGTCGGCGATGACATTGACGTATTCGCCGGTCTCGAGCATGTGCTGGCTGCGCGCGGCCTGAACGTCTGCGATTGCAGTTGCCTGCGGGACGCCGACGCCGAGGACTCCGCGGGTGGTGCATGCGGCGCCAGGTCCGACGCCGACGAGAACGCCGACGCAACCAGTGCGCATGAGGTGAAGCGCGGTCGAGTATGAGGCGGTGCCACCCAGGACACACGGCACCGGAACCTCATGGATGAACTCCTTGAGGTTCAACGGCTCCACCGTGGTCGAGACGTGCTCGGCCGAAATCACTGTGCCCTGGATGACGAGGATGTCGAGGCCAGCTTCGAGCGCGACCTCGTAGTACTCGGTCACCTTCTGCGGCGTCAGCGATGCAGCGGTGACGACACCCTGCTCCTTGATCTCGCGAATGCGCTGGGCGATCAATTCGGGCTTTACCGGCTCCTGGTAAATCTTCTGCATCTCGGCCGTGGCGAGCTCTGGCGGCAGGCCGGCGATGATGTCGAGCTTGTCTTCGGCGTCTTCGTAGCGCGTGAAGATGCCTTCCAGGTTGAGCACGCCCAGTCCACCGAGCTTGCCGATGATTCCAGCGGTTTTGGGTGAGATGACGCCGTCCATCGCCGATCCCAGGAGGGGCAGTTCGAAGCGATACGGACCGAGGGTCCAGGAAATGTCCACGTCATCAGGGTCACGCGTCCTGCGCGATGGAACGATGGCGATGTCGTCGAAGCCGTAAGCGCGACGACCTTTCTTTCCGCGGCCGATCTCTACTTCCATGGGTACCTTCGTCGTAAATGGGGCTTGAGGATGGTGGGGCCCCTACGTTACCAGCGGTCCTGACGGCTCAAATCGGTAGACGGGGAGCGGCTTTGCGGCTCTACCAAAAGTCGCTGCAAAGTGCGCGAAAAGCGGGTGATCAGGAGACGACGGGGCGCTGAATCGAGTCGATTTCGACGCGATCGACCAGCTGGTCCACGGCCGTGCGGTCGAGTGTTCCTGCGCCGAAGTGCTGAGTTGACTCCGCGCCGCATGCAACTGCGTAGCGCAGAGCCTCTTCGGGAGCCAGCCCGATGTAACGAGCGCTGACCAGGCCGGCAACCAGCGCGTCGCCCGATCCGACCGTCGTGATCGGGTCGAGTTCAGGTGCTCTCACACGCAGCGTCGTCTGCTGTCTGTCGTCGAGCACTGCCCAGCAACCTCCGCTCGTCGTTACGACGGCGTCTTTGGCGCCCAGCACGCGCAACTCGGCCGGAGCCGAGGCAAGATCTTCTTCGTCCACAAACTCCCGGCCGACGAGCTCTTCGGCTTCGTTGACGTTCGGCGCGATCATGTCCGGCTCGGACCGCAGCGCGTGGGTCATGATGTCGCCTTCGGCGTCTACCAGCGTGGTCACTCCAGCCTTGCGCAGGGCAGTGACGAGATCGCCGTAGAAGTCGTAGGGAATCCCCTTCGGGATCGATCCAGCGATCACGCAGATGTCGGCGCCGGGCGCCAGGTACATCAGCTTCTCGCGAAAGAGCTCGAGCTCGGCCTCCGAGACGCGAGGTCCGTGCTCGTTGATCTCGGTCTGCTCTCCGGTCGTCGGGTCGATCAGCACAGTCGAGGTGCGCGACTCCTCGCCAATTCGCACAAAGTCGTTGAG is a window encoding:
- a CDS encoding GuaB3 family IMP dehydrogenase-related protein; the protein is MEVEIGRGKKGRRAYGFDDIAIVPSRRTRDPDDVDISWTLGPYRFELPLLGSAMDGVISPKTAGIIGKLGGLGVLNLEGIFTRYEDAEDKLDIIAGLPPELATAEMQKIYQEPVKPELIAQRIREIKEQGVVTAASLTPQKVTEYYEVALEAGLDILVIQGTVISAEHVSTTVEPLNLKEFIHEVPVPCVLGGTASYSTALHLMRTGCVGVLVGVGPGAACTTRGVLGVGVPQATAIADVQAARSQHMLETGEYVNVIADGGMRNGGDVSKAVACGADAVMIGSPLARAYEAPGRGFHWGMATFHPSLPRGARVRTEQNGSLEEILLGPANENDGTFNLMGGLRTSMATTGYADIPEFHRAEVMVAPSLQTEGKQLQRAQSVGMGSNGRAAVAVGVDQS
- a CDS encoding 1-phosphofructokinase family hexose kinase, yielding MIITVTLNAAIDNTLSVPHFRLGDRHRAVDKRAAAGGKGINVARALKCLGQPVIATGFAGGVTGTRIIEYLTAESVLNDFVRIGEESRTSTVLIDPTTGEQTEINEHGPRVSEAELELFREKLMYLAPGADICVIAGSIPKGIPYDFYGDLVTALRKAGVTTLVDAEGDIMTHALRSEPDMIAPNVNEAEELVGREFVDEEDLASAPAELRVLGAKDAVVTTSGGCWAVLDDRQQTTLRVRAPELDPITTVGSGDALVAGLVSARYIGLAPEEALRYAVACGAESTQHFGAGTLDRTAVDQLVDRVEIDSIQRPVVS